One region of Leishmania panamensis strain MHOM/PA/94/PSC-1 chromosome 28 sequence genomic DNA includes:
- a CDS encoding U5 snRNP-specific 40 kDa protein, putative (TriTrypDB/GeneDB-style sysID: LpmP.28.3110): protein MALAVTSSSAPSGRAEVVYWNLHGHSEDVVCAATHGRVCATGDVDGVVLLWRFAKAAPEHVCSMNTGGPAAVDAAWSSATTLLVAQGDGCATVWDVEKGARLRTISRYAVKGRCEWPVVNCVAVTTQDSFVFGGDDGYLVTADKRSDRVVVGARVAVPLTSATTAGFSLFIGDVCGTLHWFDIRTGSREVERIVCGSAGITSIVADPTQDRVVTYSMSGTAQMIDTQPFALSSSDRLLGATELGVNERQALLRGAWVPRSDTVVMPSGKGNVVSVFASDIVGGAMRTVHAGRTGSAMNVSVCVEDEYVVCGGDGGEVAAYQW, encoded by the coding sequence ATGGCGCTAGCTGTGACTTCGTCGTCTGCCCCGTCTGGCagggcggaggtggtgtaCTGGAATCTGCACGGCCACTCCGAAGATGTCGTGTGTGCCGCCACGCATGGCCGTGTGTGCGCCACCGGCGACGTCGACGGAGTGGTGTTGCTGTGGCGCTTTGCTAAGGCGGCGCCAGAGCACGTCTGCTCCATGAACACGGGTGGACCTGCAGCAGTAGATGCAGCGTGGAGTAGTGCCACAACGCTGCTGGTTGCTCAAGGAGACGGGTGTGCCACTGTCTGGGATGTCGAGAAAGGTGCACGGTTGCGCACCATCTCTAGGTATGCCGTCAAGGGTCGGTGTGAGTGGCCGGTGGTCAACTGCGTGGCGGTAACGACGCAAGACTCCTTTGTGTttggcggcgatgacggctACCTTGTCACAGCGGACAAGCGAAGCGATAGGGTCGTGGTGGGTGCACGTGTCGCTGTTCCCCTCACCAGCGCCACAACTGCCGGCTTCTCTCTATTTATCGGAGACGTGTGTGGGACACTGCACTGGTTCGACATCCGGACGGGGTcgagggaggtggagcgcaTTGTTTGTGGCTCTGCAGGGATCACCAGTATTGTGGCAGACCCTACTCAGGATCGGGTGGTAACGTACTCCATGAGTGGGACGGCGCAGATGATTGATACACAACCCTTTGCATTGTCATCATCGGATCGCCTCCTAGGTGCGACAGAGCTGGGCGTGAATGAGCGCCAGGCGCTGTTGCGTGGTGCATGGGTACCGCGTTCTGACACTGTTGTAATGCCAAGCGGTAAGGGCAATGTCGTGTCCGTCTTCGCGAGTGACATCGTGGGAGGTGCTATGCGTACGGTGCACGCAGGTCGCACTGGGTCTGCGATGAACGTGAGTGTCTGCGTGGAAGATGAGTACGTAGTCTgcggaggcgatggtggtgaggTGGCGGCGTACCAGTGGTAG
- a CDS encoding hypothetical protein (TriTrypDB/GeneDB-style sysID: LpmP.28.3130), producing the protein MNRGVKHGRVETPSPAPSSRESTSPAPLAESLPAATNVRTSKRQEAKKYLPDTLLPESAASTSVYSDESFHIESSREREEAVLAEGRYLSGDALKNFLQKNFVDYIDDELFDVAALEALED; encoded by the coding sequence ATGAACCGAGGAGTGAAGCACGGGCGCGTCGAAACCCCCTCGCCGGCACCCAGCAGCCGAGAGAGCACCTCGCCTGCTCCGCTTGCAGAATCGCTGCCGGCCGCGACTAATGTGCGAACATCAAAAAGgcaagaagcaaagaagtACTTGCCAGATACGCTCCTACCAGAGAGCGCGGCTTCTACATCGGTGTACAGCGATGAGTCGTTTCACATTGAGAGCTCACGAGAGCGTGAGGAAGCAGTCCTCGCTGAGGGCCGCTACCTCAGTGGTGATGCGCTCAAGAACTTCCTTCAGAAGAACTTTGTGGACTACATAGATGATGAGTTGTTTGACGTAGCGGCTTTGGAAGCTCTCGAGGACTAA